One genomic segment of Flagellimonas marinaquae includes these proteins:
- a CDS encoding aldehyde dehydrogenase (NADP(+)), translated as MITGKNCIAGKFKADGNVEFRTVDPKKNIQNPTVHIEATSDEIEAAVEKAWSAFKIYRKMPGKMRAEFLNAIADEILALDKVLVDTYILESGLPEGRAIGERGRTVFQLRSFAELIANDDWRENTFDAAQPDRKPMPKDDLRKTMIPLGPVAVFGASNFPLAYSTAGGDTASALAAGCPVVVKAHPMHAGTNELVALAIVKAAEKTGMPQGVFSSINGGVQAGVDLVTNPKIKAVGFTGSIGGGRALFDLGTKREEPIPVFAEMGSINPVIITARAVSKRGNELAKTYAGSITLGTGQFCTNPGLLLTIKTADTEQFVQNLAKETIAIAPQSMLHPNIKKGYLKKGEDVLSQDGVEVVAKYEGELNPNDAASVIASVSGEAFLKNPKMHQEVFGPFSMVVQCKNEAELIQIIDGLEGQLTGTLIAEKDDDLNLVEIVDSLQNRVGRIIYNGVPTGVEVCPSMQHGGPYPASTDSRFTAVGTHSIKRWVRPISYQSFPMELLPDHLKK; from the coding sequence ATGATTACAGGTAAAAACTGTATAGCAGGGAAATTTAAAGCAGATGGCAATGTAGAATTTAGAACCGTAGATCCCAAAAAAAATATTCAAAACCCTACAGTGCACATCGAGGCGACTTCGGATGAAATAGAAGCGGCCGTGGAGAAGGCATGGTCGGCTTTTAAAATATACAGAAAGATGCCCGGAAAGATGCGAGCAGAGTTTCTTAATGCGATTGCAGATGAGATTTTGGCATTGGACAAGGTTTTGGTGGATACCTATATATTGGAGTCAGGTTTGCCGGAAGGACGTGCCATTGGTGAAAGGGGGAGGACCGTTTTTCAATTACGCTCTTTTGCCGAATTGATTGCAAACGATGACTGGCGCGAGAATACTTTCGATGCTGCACAGCCGGACAGGAAACCTATGCCAAAGGATGATCTTCGAAAAACCATGATACCATTGGGGCCAGTTGCCGTTTTTGGGGCCAGTAATTTTCCCTTGGCATACTCAACGGCAGGCGGGGATACAGCAAGTGCCCTTGCAGCAGGATGTCCAGTTGTGGTAAAGGCGCATCCCATGCACGCTGGTACCAACGAACTAGTGGCTCTGGCCATTGTAAAGGCCGCCGAAAAAACAGGAATGCCACAAGGTGTTTTTTCCAGTATAAATGGAGGTGTGCAAGCTGGAGTGGATTTGGTTACGAACCCTAAAATAAAGGCCGTTGGGTTTACCGGAAGTATTGGTGGAGGTAGGGCACTTTTCGATTTGGGAACAAAACGTGAAGAACCCATACCGGTTTTCGCAGAAATGGGAAGCATCAATCCGGTGATCATTACGGCAAGAGCCGTTTCCAAACGGGGAAACGAACTGGCCAAGACCTATGCAGGTTCCATCACCTTGGGAACTGGGCAATTTTGCACAAATCCAGGACTTTTGCTGACTATTAAAACTGCCGATACCGAGCAATTTGTTCAAAACTTGGCAAAGGAGACCATTGCTATTGCACCACAAAGTATGTTGCATCCGAATATTAAAAAAGGATACCTGAAAAAAGGAGAAGATGTGCTGTCGCAGGATGGAGTCGAAGTAGTTGCCAAATATGAAGGGGAGCTAAATCCCAACGATGCCGCATCTGTAATTGCTTCCGTTTCTGGCGAAGCCTTTTTAAAGAACCCTAAAATGCACCAAGAAGTTTTTGGGCCATTCAGTATGGTGGTCCAGTGTAAAAACGAAGCAGAGCTTATCCAGATTATCGATGGATTGGAAGGCCAGCTCACAGGCACTTTGATCGCAGAAAAAGATGACGATTTAAACCTTGTGGAGATAGTGGATTCCCTTCAAAACAGAGTTGGAAGAATAATTTACAACGGAGTTCCAACAGGAGTGGAAGTATGTCCGTCCATGCAACATGGAGGGCCATATCCCGCATCTACCGACTCCAGATTTACCGCGGTTGGAACCCATTCCATAAAACGATGGGTAAGACCGATTAGCTATCAATCGTTTCCCATGGAATTGTTGCCGGACCATTTAAAAAAATAG
- a CDS encoding dihydrodipicolinate synthase family protein, giving the protein MVKWEGVMPAVTTKFTKEDALDLVMFQKNIQAQIEAGVHGIILGGTLGEASTLEQEEKEILIRKCVELTEGKIPVIMNVAEQSTKGAIAAAQRAEKSGADGLMLLPPMRYKSTDRETVTYFKAVANSTSLPIMLYNNPVDYKIEVTLDMLEELIECENIKAIKESTRDITNVIRIQNRFADRIKVFTGVDTLGMESLVIGAVGWVAGLVCAFPAETVAIYELVKANRIQEALKIYRWFMPLLELDISPQLVQNIKLAEVATGIGTEHVRAPRLPLEGAERARVLNVIETAMRNRPELPDYKNINSII; this is encoded by the coding sequence ATGGTAAAATGGGAAGGCGTAATGCCTGCGGTAACAACAAAGTTTACAAAAGAGGATGCTTTGGATCTTGTAATGTTCCAAAAAAATATTCAAGCACAAATCGAAGCTGGTGTACACGGGATTATTTTAGGGGGCACTTTAGGTGAGGCAAGTACATTGGAGCAAGAGGAAAAGGAAATCCTGATCAGGAAATGTGTAGAACTAACGGAAGGAAAAATTCCTGTGATCATGAATGTGGCAGAGCAAAGCACAAAAGGGGCTATTGCAGCAGCTCAAAGGGCCGAAAAATCAGGTGCAGATGGATTGATGCTTTTGCCACCGATGCGTTACAAATCCACCGATAGGGAAACCGTGACTTACTTTAAAGCGGTGGCCAACAGTACTTCCCTACCTATTATGTTGTACAATAACCCAGTGGATTATAAAATAGAGGTAACTTTGGATATGTTGGAGGAGTTGATCGAATGTGAGAATATAAAAGCCATAAAAGAATCGACCCGGGATATTACCAATGTTATTCGAATACAAAATAGATTTGCGGATAGAATAAAGGTGTTCACGGGAGTGGATACCCTTGGAATGGAAAGCTTGGTTATTGGAGCAGTAGGGTGGGTTGCTGGATTGGTTTGTGCTTTTCCAGCAGAAACCGTGGCCATTTACGAGTTGGTGAAGGCCAACAGAATTCAAGAAGCGCTTAAAATTTATAGATGGTTTATGCCGCTATTGGAGTTGGATATTAGCCCTCAATTGGTTCAAAACATAAAGCTGGCCGAGGTGGCCACAGGCATTGGTACGGAACATGTTCGGGCTCCTCGCTTGCCTTTAGAGGGAGCGGAAAGGGCAAGAGTGCTAAATGTGATTGAAACGGCAATGAGAAACAGACCGGAACTACCGGATTATAAAAATATAAATAGCATAATATGA
- a CDS encoding AraC family transcriptional regulator, whose product MKVLPFKIPKPKNEALVYQIDREHVFYDQLHQHGEIQISYVEKGSGTLIVGDRINDYKAGDILVIGSYIPHVFRSDARHKEESLMHTLFFNQDAFGKDFFQLADLSSTQNFFKKAEFGMMVLTQKTKIIHLFDSLSKQSKVEQISSLLLIIHYINKSKTVPLSSFIYRKSFSDDEGKRMGKVYDYAMEKYGENITLEEIAERANMTKNAFCRYFKKRTNKTFFQFLIEIRIENACKLMLKQPELSIGTIAEQCGFNNIANFNRKFKTYKHCTPTQYRAQF is encoded by the coding sequence ATGAAGGTCTTACCCTTTAAAATCCCAAAACCAAAAAATGAAGCTCTCGTTTATCAAATAGATAGGGAACATGTTTTTTATGACCAATTGCACCAACATGGAGAAATCCAGATCAGTTATGTGGAAAAAGGTTCAGGTACATTGATCGTAGGCGACCGTATAAACGATTACAAAGCTGGGGACATTCTTGTAATCGGCAGTTACATTCCACATGTGTTCCGAAGTGATGCCCGGCACAAAGAGGAGTCCTTAATGCACACCCTTTTTTTTAATCAAGATGCCTTTGGCAAAGACTTTTTTCAACTGGCAGATCTATCGTCCACCCAAAATTTCTTTAAAAAAGCGGAGTTTGGTATGATGGTCTTGACTCAAAAAACTAAAATAATCCACCTGTTCGATTCACTGTCCAAACAAAGCAAAGTGGAACAGATCTCCTCACTATTATTGATTATACATTATATCAACAAGTCCAAAACCGTTCCGCTTTCTTCTTTTATCTACAGAAAAAGTTTTTCGGACGACGAGGGAAAACGAATGGGCAAAGTTTATGACTATGCCATGGAGAAATATGGTGAGAACATCACCTTGGAGGAAATTGCTGAAAGGGCCAACATGACGAAGAATGCTTTTTGCAGATATTTTAAAAAACGAACCAACAAGACATTTTTTCAATTTTTGATCGAGATACGAATCGAGAATGCCTGTAAACTGATGCTTAAACAACCTGAGCTGTCGATCGGGACCATAGCCGAACAATGCGGGTTTAACAATATTGCCAATTTCAACCGAAAGTTTAAAACATACAAACATTGTACACCAACACAGTACCGTGCGCAATTTTAA
- a CDS encoding exonuclease domain-containing protein: MYTIIDIETTGNGVKGNKITEISIFKYDGNQIVDEFTSLVNPQSPIPYFITGLTGIDDQMVQNAPTFLEISENIMSITEGCIFVAHSVNFDYGVIKEEFRQIGIDFTRKKLCTVRLSRKLIPGLNSYSLGKLCSAIEIPLTDRHRARGDAHATVLLFEQLLAKPDSETVFKKFLNARSQEATLPPHLPKSVFDRIPQKPGIYYFMNQKGEIIYVGKAINLKKRVLGHFYDKSRKEIQMCSETANIDFKLAGSELVALLMESAEIKRLFPPYNRAQKRMGKQYAIFSYEDRNGITHLAFNTIKGVPDPLKIFHNQTDCRAYLEEICKSFSLCPKYCHLQQTTSACSHHQITTCQGICKGEESVADYNGKVQEAIQHMKMLASEVRVIKEKGREPHENAIILIADGVYKGFGFIDTDIEISSLEDLTAFITPQKHTVETESILTQYLLKEPTTQMFNVAT; the protein is encoded by the coding sequence TTGTACACCATAATCGACATAGAGACAACGGGAAACGGAGTCAAGGGCAACAAGATCACCGAAATATCCATTTTTAAATATGATGGAAATCAAATTGTGGATGAATTCACTTCTTTGGTGAACCCGCAAAGCCCCATCCCCTATTTTATTACCGGGCTCACGGGAATCGATGATCAAATGGTACAAAATGCTCCAACTTTCCTTGAGATTTCCGAAAATATAATGAGTATTACGGAGGGCTGTATTTTTGTGGCGCACTCCGTTAATTTTGATTACGGGGTGATCAAGGAAGAGTTTCGGCAGATTGGTATCGATTTTACTAGAAAAAAGCTCTGCACGGTACGTTTGTCCAGAAAGTTGATTCCAGGTCTAAATTCATACAGTTTGGGCAAATTATGCTCCGCCATCGAGATTCCATTGACGGACCGGCACCGTGCGCGAGGAGATGCACACGCTACGGTTCTTCTATTTGAACAACTCTTGGCCAAACCGGATTCGGAAACGGTGTTCAAAAAGTTTTTGAACGCCCGAAGCCAAGAAGCTACCCTTCCGCCCCATTTGCCCAAATCTGTATTTGACCGTATTCCCCAGAAACCGGGCATCTACTATTTTATGAACCAAAAAGGGGAGATTATTTATGTGGGAAAGGCCATTAACCTAAAAAAACGGGTATTGGGACATTTTTACGACAAAAGCCGAAAAGAAATTCAAATGTGCAGCGAGACGGCCAACATTGATTTTAAACTCGCGGGGAGTGAACTGGTAGCTCTTTTAATGGAATCTGCGGAGATCAAACGGCTATTCCCACCCTATAACCGTGCCCAAAAAAGAATGGGAAAGCAGTACGCCATATTCTCTTATGAGGACCGGAACGGAATAACACACCTGGCTTTCAACACTATTAAAGGGGTGCCCGACCCATTGAAAATCTTTCATAACCAAACGGATTGCAGAGCGTATCTCGAAGAGATATGCAAAAGCTTTTCGTTGTGTCCAAAATACTGTCATCTACAACAGACCACATCGGCCTGTTCCCATCATCAAATTACCACATGCCAAGGCATTTGCAAGGGAGAAGAATCCGTTGCCGATTATAACGGAAAAGTGCAGGAAGCAATACAACACATGAAAATGCTCGCTTCCGAAGTGAGGGTTATCAAAGAAAAAGGAAGAGAACCCCATGAAAACGCCATAATCCTAATAGCCGATGGTGTGTACAAGGGCTTTGGATTTATTGATACGGACATTGAAATTTCTTCTTTAGAGGATCTAACGGCTTTTATCACTCCTCAAAAACATACGGTGGAAACGGAAAGCATACTTACACAATACCTTTTAAAAGAGCCGACCACCCAAATGTTTAACGTTGCCACATAA
- the aceA gene encoding isocitrate lyase translates to MEKKEKIQALVTDWTVNPRWKGVERPYTAEEVIKLRGSYEIDHSIARLGAEKLWKKLNTQDFVAGLGALTGNQAIQEVEAGLDAIYLSGWQVAADANLAGEMYPDQSLYPANSVPMVVKRINNALLRADQIQTVNEIEAKKDYLVPIVADAEAGFGGNLNAYELMKSMIENGASGVHFEDQLSSAKKCGHLGGKVLVPTQEAINKLIAARLAADVMGVPSIIIARTDADAANLLTSDIDDRDHKFLTGERSPEGFFYVKNGLDQGIDRGLSYAPFADLIWLETSNPDLEQARKFAEAIHSKYPDKMLAYNCSPSFNWAAKLSVKEMEGFREELAALGYKFQFITLAGFHALNTSMFELSKSYKERGMAGYSELQEREFALQKDGFKAVKHQGFVGTSYFDMVQNVVTSGKASTMAMKDSTETAQFK, encoded by the coding sequence ATGGAAAAAAAGGAGAAAATTCAAGCATTGGTAACAGATTGGACCGTTAACCCGCGATGGAAAGGTGTGGAACGCCCGTATACAGCAGAAGAAGTTATAAAGCTTCGGGGGTCTTATGAGATAGACCATTCCATTGCACGTTTAGGTGCCGAAAAGCTATGGAAAAAATTGAATACCCAAGATTTTGTCGCCGGTCTGGGCGCATTGACCGGTAACCAGGCCATACAGGAAGTCGAGGCCGGACTGGACGCCATTTATTTGAGCGGATGGCAAGTAGCGGCAGATGCCAATCTGGCCGGGGAAATGTATCCCGATCAATCATTGTATCCGGCCAATAGCGTGCCCATGGTGGTTAAACGGATCAATAATGCCCTTTTGCGCGCCGATCAAATTCAAACGGTAAACGAAATCGAGGCGAAAAAAGATTATTTGGTGCCTATCGTGGCCGATGCAGAAGCAGGTTTTGGAGGTAACCTCAATGCCTATGAATTGATGAAATCCATGATAGAAAACGGAGCCTCCGGAGTGCATTTTGAAGACCAGTTAAGTTCTGCCAAAAAATGTGGGCACTTGGGCGGAAAGGTTCTGGTACCGACCCAGGAAGCCATAAATAAGTTAATTGCAGCTCGATTGGCTGCCGATGTAATGGGTGTGCCATCAATAATTATTGCTCGTACCGATGCTGATGCGGCAAATCTGTTGACCAGTGATATTGATGACAGAGATCATAAATTTTTAACGGGCGAAAGATCTCCAGAAGGCTTCTTTTATGTGAAAAATGGTCTAGATCAGGGTATCGACCGTGGACTGAGCTATGCTCCATTCGCCGATTTGATTTGGTTGGAAACTTCGAACCCCGACTTGGAACAAGCACGAAAATTTGCTGAGGCCATCCACAGTAAATATCCGGACAAAATGTTGGCCTATAATTGTTCGCCATCCTTTAATTGGGCTGCAAAACTATCCGTTAAGGAAATGGAAGGTTTTAGAGAGGAACTCGCCGCTTTGGGCTACAAGTTCCAATTTATTACACTTGCCGGTTTCCATGCCCTCAACACCAGTATGTTCGAACTTTCAAAATCCTATAAAGAAAGGGGTATGGCCGGTTATTCAGAATTGCAAGAACGTGAGTTTGCTTTGCAAAAAGACGGCTTTAAAGCGGTAAAACACCAAGGTTTTGTGGGTACGTCCTATTTTGATATGGTGCAAAACGTGGTTACTTCGGGAAAAGCGAGCACCATGGCCATGAAAGATAGTACGGAAACTGCTCAGTTTAAATAA
- the aceB gene encoding malate synthase A: protein MEQAVMTNTKLQFAKEVKNYYPELLTNRTFDFLIALHQKFNRSRLQLLDERTKRQAQFDAGTFPDFPKETEQTRTVDWKVKGIPEDLQDRRVEITGPVDRKMVINALNSGAKTFMADFEDSNAPTWYNCMQGQQNLIDANKRTITYYDSKKGKNYKLNEEVAVLLVRPRGLHLNERHILIDGEEASGSLVDFGLYVFHNTEILRNRKSAPYFYLPKLEHYLEARWWNEVMTFAEEYLNVPVGTFKATVLIETITASFQLDEIIYELKNHIVGLNCGRWDYIFSYIKKFKNHPEFILPDRDQVTMTVPFMDAYSKLVIQRCHKRGIHAMGGMAAQIPINNNPIANEKALEKVRLDKEREVKNGHDGTWVAHPGLVKIAKDIFDAHMPSANQHDVLREEDSIAASDLLAIPKGTVTEKGVRKNISVGILYMESWLRGNGCVAINNLMEDAATAEISRTQLWQWLKFTVRLDDGRKLTEALYTKLLEEEIAKIRHLVGEGNLHNTKFDEAIKLFDKLVRADKFEEFLTTKAYREI, encoded by the coding sequence ATGGAACAAGCAGTTATGACCAATACCAAATTGCAATTTGCAAAAGAGGTGAAGAACTACTACCCAGAACTGTTGACAAATCGGACTTTTGATTTTTTGATCGCATTGCATCAAAAGTTCAATAGATCAAGGTTGCAGTTGCTGGACGAACGAACTAAGCGACAAGCACAATTTGATGCCGGTACTTTTCCGGATTTCCCCAAAGAAACGGAACAGACAAGAACCGTAGATTGGAAGGTAAAAGGAATTCCAGAAGACTTACAGGACAGAAGGGTTGAGATTACCGGGCCGGTGGACCGGAAAATGGTGATCAACGCTTTGAACTCCGGCGCCAAGACCTTTATGGCCGATTTTGAGGACAGCAATGCCCCGACTTGGTATAATTGTATGCAAGGCCAGCAGAACTTAATAGATGCAAATAAACGCACCATTACCTATTATGATTCAAAAAAAGGTAAAAACTATAAGTTGAACGAGGAGGTAGCCGTTCTTTTAGTGAGGCCCCGTGGACTGCATTTGAACGAGAGACATATCTTGATCGATGGGGAGGAGGCTTCGGGCAGTTTGGTCGATTTTGGTTTGTATGTGTTCCACAACACGGAGATATTGCGCAACAGGAAATCCGCTCCATATTTCTACTTGCCCAAGTTGGAACATTACTTGGAGGCCAGATGGTGGAACGAGGTAATGACATTTGCTGAAGAATACCTGAACGTTCCGGTAGGAACCTTCAAGGCAACGGTTTTAATAGAGACCATAACGGCCAGTTTTCAATTGGACGAGATCATTTACGAGCTGAAAAACCATATTGTAGGTCTTAATTGTGGCCGATGGGATTATATTTTTTCCTACATCAAAAAATTTAAGAATCATCCCGAATTTATTTTGCCGGACAGAGATCAGGTGACCATGACAGTGCCCTTTATGGATGCCTATTCAAAACTGGTGATACAGCGTTGCCATAAAAGAGGTATTCATGCAATGGGCGGTATGGCAGCACAAATACCTATCAACAACAACCCCATTGCCAATGAAAAGGCACTTGAAAAAGTACGATTGGATAAGGAAAGGGAGGTTAAAAACGGGCACGATGGCACATGGGTGGCGCATCCCGGGTTGGTGAAAATTGCCAAAGATATCTTTGATGCGCACATGCCCAGTGCAAATCAACACGATGTGCTTCGAGAAGAAGATTCAATAGCGGCTTCCGACCTACTTGCCATTCCCAAAGGTACAGTTACCGAAAAAGGGGTCCGTAAGAATATTTCCGTTGGCATACTGTACATGGAGTCTTGGTTGCGTGGCAACGGGTGTGTGGCAATCAATAACTTAATGGAAGATGCGGCAACGGCCGAAATCTCCAGGACACAACTGTGGCAATGGCTAAAATTTACGGTTAGGTTGGATGATGGTAGAAAACTAACTGAAGCTCTCTATACAAAACTGTTGGAAGAAGAAATCGCAAAAATCCGACACTTGGTAGGCGAGGGTAATTTGCACAATACCAAATTTGATGAAGCCATCAAATTGTTCGATAAGCTGGTGAGGGCAGATAAGTTTGAAGAATTTCTGACCACCAAGGCCTATCGTGAGATATAA
- a CDS encoding helix-turn-helix domain-containing protein — translation MEEEYIKLIFGLKLKQIRTKRKLSLFGLSKLSGLSKSYLNEIEKGKKYPKTDKIALLAEKLEVPYDNMVSLKLDKNLAPVGELLKSKVLKELPLELFGIKESDLIDIVANAPTKVNAFISTIIEIAKHYNFGKESFYLASLRSFQEASNNFFPELEEAAENFTKAYQVNSKKSPTSTELEEILVEEYGYSINNDELTRYKELDNLRSIFIPKTKTLLVADHIDEAQRAFIYAKEIGYNYLNIEERLYTFTWIKFNNFDQVLNNFYASYFAGALVIPRHLIKQNLETFLAKPKFDKSFLTEIKNSFNASPESLYQRLTNILPNDYQLENLFFLRLGHKEGSNRFHITKELHLTHHHSPHGNETNEKYCRRWVSIRVLQEIAKTSAEHLMDVQISHYPNDGLSYLIFSSATADPFKKDEYRSVSLGLLINTELQKKVKFLDDPKIKTYNVGVTCERCSIKDCDVRQSPPVVLQKKQQNSKTESVVEELQQKFS, via the coding sequence ATGGAAGAAGAATATATTAAACTGATTTTTGGGCTAAAGCTCAAGCAGATACGGACCAAAAGAAAACTTTCGTTGTTTGGTTTGTCCAAACTATCCGGACTCTCCAAATCTTACCTCAACGAAATCGAAAAAGGGAAAAAGTATCCCAAAACGGATAAAATTGCCCTTCTGGCGGAAAAATTGGAAGTTCCCTACGATAATATGGTTTCCCTTAAGTTGGACAAAAATCTAGCTCCGGTCGGCGAATTGCTAAAGTCCAAAGTTTTGAAAGAACTTCCCTTGGAACTGTTCGGGATCAAGGAAAGTGACCTTATTGACATTGTAGCCAACGCCCCTACCAAGGTAAATGCTTTTATCAGTACCATTATTGAGATTGCCAAACACTACAACTTTGGCAAGGAAAGCTTTTACTTGGCCTCCTTGCGTTCTTTCCAAGAGGCCAGCAATAACTTTTTCCCCGAATTGGAGGAGGCGGCAGAGAATTTTACCAAAGCGTATCAGGTCAATTCTAAAAAGTCACCAACATCAACGGAACTAGAAGAAATATTGGTGGAGGAATATGGCTATTCCATTAATAATGACGAACTGACCCGATATAAGGAACTGGACAACCTACGGTCTATTTTTATCCCCAAAACAAAAACACTTTTGGTAGCGGACCATATCGATGAGGCACAACGGGCTTTTATCTATGCCAAAGAAATCGGGTACAATTATTTAAACATCGAAGAACGACTGTACACATTTACCTGGATCAAATTCAACAATTTTGATCAAGTGCTCAATAATTTTTACGCTTCTTATTTTGCTGGAGCTCTGGTCATCCCGAGGCACTTGATCAAACAAAATCTAGAGACCTTTTTAGCAAAACCAAAATTCGACAAATCGTTTCTCACCGAAATCAAGAACAGTTTTAATGCGTCACCGGAATCACTTTACCAGAGACTGACGAACATCTTGCCCAACGATTACCAGCTGGAGAACTTATTCTTTCTTCGGTTAGGGCATAAAGAAGGAAGCAATCGATTCCATATTACCAAAGAACTGCACCTTACCCACCACCATTCGCCACATGGAAACGAAACAAACGAAAAATACTGTCGCCGTTGGGTCTCTATCCGGGTGTTGCAGGAAATTGCAAAAACATCGGCCGAGCACCTTATGGATGTTCAGATCTCGCATTACCCAAACGACGGCTTATCCTATCTTATTTTTTCCAGTGCTACGGCAGATCCATTTAAAAAAGACGAATATAGGAGTGTAAGTCTTGGACTATTGATCAATACAGAACTCCAAAAGAAAGTAAAGTTTTTGGATGATCCCAAAATAAAAACCTACAATGTTGGCGTTACTTGCGAGCGTTGTTCCATAAAAGATTGTGATGTAAGACAATCACCTCCTGTGGTGTTGCAAAAAAAACAACAGAACTCGAAAACCGAATCAGTGGTGGAAGAACTGCAGCAGAAATTCAGTTAG
- a CDS encoding aldose 1-epimerase, with protein sequence MIQLKNNTSEISIDKGELVGYKVNGFEFIHQKGSPGWSSSDTEMFPIIGPVNKAGFRVQTPKGPAVQDQHGHLRQMEYELANHSDTTAVYEKKYKAGTEVFNAKFPEKSTEEALIWPYDFKFKKSFVLHEDSLEISFRITGEQGMPFMLGYHPTFKLYSSAPTIVTKNREITLDEVLAVGSRALQVADCTSITLKDEKEITIETKGFGNFMCWTEVRNMVCIEPISFYPYAVEQSHLHDGFQLLEDEAVFNVLLKPKA encoded by the coding sequence ATGATTCAGCTAAAAAACAATACAAGCGAAATAAGCATAGATAAAGGAGAGTTGGTCGGTTACAAGGTTAACGGATTTGAATTTATCCATCAAAAAGGAAGCCCGGGCTGGAGTAGTTCGGATACCGAAATGTTCCCTATTATCGGGCCAGTTAACAAAGCCGGTTTTAGGGTTCAAACCCCAAAAGGCCCTGCTGTACAGGACCAACATGGTCATCTACGTCAAATGGAATATGAACTGGCAAACCATTCGGATACTACAGCCGTTTACGAAAAAAAGTATAAAGCGGGCACTGAAGTTTTCAATGCCAAGTTCCCGGAAAAATCCACTGAAGAAGCGTTGATCTGGCCATATGATTTCAAGTTTAAAAAATCGTTTGTGTTGCACGAGGATTCGTTGGAAATCAGTTTTAGAATTACCGGCGAGCAAGGAATGCCCTTTATGTTGGGGTATCATCCAACTTTTAAGTTGTATTCCAGTGCACCCACCATTGTGACCAAAAACAGGGAAATAACCTTGGACGAAGTTTTGGCTGTTGGGAGTAGGGCACTGCAGGTAGCGGATTGTACCTCTATCACACTAAAGGATGAAAAGGAGATTACCATCGAGACCAAAGGTTTTGGAAATTTTATGTGCTGGACGGAAGTTCGGAATATGGTATGTATCGAGCCGATTTCGTTCTATCCTTACGCCGTGGAACAGTCCCATCTGCACGACGGATTTCAACTATTGGAAGACGAAGCTGTTTTTAATGTACTGTTAAAACCAAAAGCGTAA